One window of uncultured Methanoregula sp. genomic DNA carries:
- a CDS encoding MBL fold metallo-hydrolase, translated as MRITLLGTGDAVGTPRIGCDCPQCTRAKKEGLTRLRTSILVENNGRHLLIDTSPDLRFQLLRTGSPHIDAVLWTHGHYDHFIGFGEFYRVQNIPPAFAAPQVLNYCAETFRFLSFEKGAIQPYEPVDIFGIKVTLFMVKHPPAFTCGVLLETGESRVAFTSDTNIDIPKKSLNLLHDLDMLFLDAIVPSSIIIQKHMNYLDACTLAGQLSPKDFRCVHMSHLLPWDLPHTGRDGESFDFP; from the coding sequence ATGAGGATTACCCTTCTTGGTACGGGCGACGCGGTAGGAACACCCCGTATAGGGTGTGACTGCCCCCAGTGCACCCGTGCAAAAAAAGAAGGGCTCACACGCCTGCGGACGTCTATCCTTGTAGAGAATAATGGCAGGCATCTTCTCATCGACACCTCACCGGATCTCCGGTTCCAGCTCCTCCGCACCGGTTCGCCGCACATCGATGCCGTGCTCTGGACGCATGGACATTACGATCATTTCATTGGCTTTGGAGAGTTCTACCGGGTCCAGAATATCCCACCGGCATTCGCCGCACCCCAGGTACTGAATTACTGTGCAGAGACATTCCGGTTTCTCTCGTTTGAGAAAGGGGCAATACAGCCATATGAACCGGTTGATATCTTCGGGATAAAAGTCACCCTTTTTATGGTCAAGCATCCCCCCGCATTCACCTGCGGCGTACTTCTTGAAACCGGGGAGTCCCGGGTAGCCTTCACTTCCGACACCAACATCGATATCCCGAAAAAAAGCCTGAATCTCCTGCATGATCTTGATATGCTCTTCCTGGATGCAATTGTACCATCGAGCATCATTATCCAGAAACATATGAACTATCTCGACGCATGTACCCTCGCAGGCCAGTTATCCCCAAAAGATTTCCGCTGCGTTCACATGAGCCATCTCCTTCCCTGGGATCTCCCGCACACAGGGAGGGATGGGGAATCATTCGATTTCCCATAA
- a CDS encoding ATP-binding protein: MSGDSEILRIMEVVLTAEIINQSPELDINDLTPACREIFGVTSASDVKRPVYVSDGLIKRSLAIADAHQKLAANPFIAYEEFGQRLRITALEPAAQWFLKQGGKSLIGSNPALAFYFEQLDNTGISYKAVRATNPPYEDTKAHLDARLSKLIGEDEKLRGALDLVIINAPEEVEQHIGDLVCTSEQLAIITKIQHALTHRDFLQQHRIYEIGKLLFVGPPGTGKTSLALAMSRTMHMPVLEVRLSMITSQYLGETSKNIDRIFELAKKLSPAILFIDEFDFVAKSRTADDHGAMKRAVNSLLKNIDKINLIRNGVLLIGATNHPQLLDEAAWRRFDEVVEFSLPDEEMRKNILKKVTASLHSDLDYQELASKTEGFSGSDLRMMVKEAILSALMDARQTIVREDIEKGITMVRTREAIRHLNWL, from the coding sequence ATGTCTGGTGATTCTGAAATCCTGCGAATAATGGAAGTCGTTCTGACCGCTGAAATAATCAACCAGAGTCCAGAACTTGATATCAATGACCTGACGCCCGCGTGCCGCGAGATCTTTGGCGTGACCAGCGCATCCGACGTCAAGCGACCGGTCTACGTCAGTGACGGCCTTATCAAACGATCACTGGCTATTGCGGATGCCCATCAGAAACTTGCCGCAAACCCGTTCATTGCCTACGAGGAATTCGGGCAGAGACTCCGCATAACGGCTCTCGAACCGGCCGCGCAGTGGTTCCTGAAACAGGGCGGCAAATCCCTTATCGGGAGCAACCCTGCCCTGGCATTTTATTTCGAGCAGCTGGACAACACAGGCATCTCGTATAAGGCAGTCCGGGCCACAAATCCGCCCTATGAAGATACCAAAGCCCATCTCGATGCCCGCTTGTCCAAACTTATCGGTGAAGACGAAAAGCTCCGGGGAGCCCTTGACCTTGTCATCATCAATGCACCCGAAGAGGTCGAACAGCACATCGGGGATCTGGTATGCACTTCGGAGCAGCTGGCGATTATCACAAAGATCCAGCACGCCCTTACCCATCGGGATTTCCTCCAGCAGCACCGGATCTATGAGATCGGAAAACTCCTCTTCGTAGGTCCTCCGGGTACCGGAAAAACATCCCTTGCCCTCGCAATGTCACGGACCATGCACATGCCGGTCCTTGAAGTGCGTCTCTCCATGATCACCTCCCAGTATCTCGGGGAGACTTCCAAGAATATTGACCGTATTTTCGAGCTGGCAAAGAAACTGTCCCCGGCAATTCTGTTCATCGATGAATTCGATTTCGTAGCAAAGAGCCGTACCGCTGACGACCACGGGGCCATGAAACGGGCAGTCAATTCCCTCCTGAAAAATATCGACAAGATCAACCTTATCAGGAACGGCGTACTCCTGATCGGCGCAACCAACCACCCGCAACTCCTTGACGAAGCAGCGTGGCGACGGTTCGACGAGGTAGTTGAGTTTTCCCTTCCGGATGAGGAGATGCGGAAGAATATCCTGAAAAAGGTTACCGCTTCTCTTCACAGCGATCTCGACTACCAGGAACTTGCATCCAAGACGGAAGGGTTCTCAGGTTCGGATCTCCGTATGATGGTCAAGGAGGCGATCCTGTCTGCACTCATGGATGCGCGGCAGACCATTGTCCGCGAAGATATCGAGAAAGGTATCACTATGGTAAGAACCAGGGAAGCCATCCGACACCTGAACTGGTTGTAA
- the map gene encoding type II methionyl aminopeptidase, translating to MKDEIFDKYRDAGSIAAKILREGVQATRIGTSYLDLVESIEGRVLEEGAGLAFPLNISLNEDAAHDTASYGDERVFVQGDVVKLDLGVQIEGYIADTATTVDLGRNSLLLQASEQALESAIKTVGPGVTAGELGAAVQKEIEGRGYRPISNLTGHGLDQYVQHCSPTIPNVGMAGGVVLEEGMVFAIEPFATTGSGHVGEKTRIEIYSQISQKPVRIPSARAVMEKIKDRRGMPFARRWMGEKKLDITFPSLVRSQILHGYPVLSDIPGSLVSQHEHTIIVTSDGCVVTTR from the coding sequence ATGAAGGACGAGATCTTTGACAAATACCGCGACGCGGGCAGCATTGCAGCGAAAATTCTCCGGGAAGGTGTTCAGGCAACCCGGATTGGAACATCGTACCTGGATCTCGTCGAATCCATTGAGGGCAGGGTCCTTGAAGAGGGGGCAGGGCTTGCCTTTCCCCTCAACATCTCCTTAAACGAGGACGCAGCGCACGATACTGCATCCTATGGGGATGAACGGGTATTTGTCCAGGGTGACGTAGTAAAACTGGATCTCGGGGTCCAGATTGAGGGATACATTGCGGATACCGCGACAACCGTTGATCTTGGCCGCAATTCCCTTCTCCTCCAGGCATCCGAACAGGCGCTGGAATCTGCCATAAAAACTGTCGGACCAGGCGTTACTGCCGGTGAACTCGGGGCGGCGGTCCAGAAGGAGATCGAGGGGAGGGGATATCGTCCCATCTCCAACCTCACCGGGCACGGCCTGGACCAGTATGTCCAACACTGTTCCCCGACAATCCCCAACGTGGGCATGGCCGGCGGGGTAGTACTCGAAGAAGGCATGGTATTTGCCATCGAGCCGTTCGCAACGACCGGGAGCGGGCACGTAGGAGAGAAAACGCGAATTGAGATATATTCACAGATCTCACAAAAGCCGGTACGCATCCCATCAGCGCGTGCAGTTATGGAGAAGATCAAAGATCGTCGCGGAATGCCATTTGCCCGCAGGTGGATGGGTGAAAAGAAACTGGATATCACCTTCCCGTCGCTTGTCCGGTCACAGATCCTTCACGGGTACCCGGTACTTTCCGATATACCAGGATCCCTTGTCTCCCAGCACGAACATACTATAATCGTGACCAGTGATGGCTGCGTCGTAACCACGCGATGA
- a CDS encoding Xaa-Pro peptidase family protein, which translates to MDPISAAITEHDADAYVMYASSRDADMRYLTQFTTSDPFVFFKKPGEKGTIIVSHMETGRASRESTAAVMTRTQAGLPEIMKTEKDPVRATAKMIAGMAGKKILVPPQFPHGLATVLGDYCSVSVDTGTVLSMRARKTRAEIVTMKRVQKITESAMEKAVLLIRKSSVKKGILYYKGTPLTSEYVRFVMHCHLLEHECSAEDTIVSCGEDTAIPHMTGTGALKANEPIVIDLFPVEEKTGYYADMTRTVVKGEPSQDISDMYTALRGAKQLGISRVRAGVSGSDVYQAVVDYFKDCGYESNTRGFVHNLGHGVGLHIHELPTVGPAGKDLEKGNVITIEPGLYYPGIGGVRLEDIGAVTAKGFEKFTDFSEDLII; encoded by the coding sequence ATGGATCCCATTTCAGCAGCAATCACGGAACATGACGCCGATGCCTATGTCATGTATGCCTCTTCACGGGATGCCGATATGCGCTACCTGACGCAGTTTACAACAAGTGACCCGTTTGTCTTTTTCAAAAAGCCCGGTGAGAAGGGGACGATCATAGTCTCTCATATGGAAACCGGGCGCGCGTCCCGCGAATCAACTGCGGCAGTGATGACACGAACCCAGGCCGGGCTTCCCGAGATCATGAAAACAGAAAAAGATCCCGTTCGGGCAACCGCGAAGATGATCGCGGGTATGGCAGGGAAAAAAATCCTCGTCCCACCCCAGTTCCCTCACGGACTTGCAACAGTCCTCGGAGATTACTGTTCGGTCTCGGTAGACACCGGAACGGTTCTGTCAATGAGAGCCAGAAAGACCCGGGCCGAGATTGTAACCATGAAACGGGTTCAGAAAATTACAGAATCTGCCATGGAAAAGGCGGTCCTCCTAATCAGAAAATCCTCCGTAAAAAAAGGCATCCTGTACTACAAAGGAACGCCGCTGACATCGGAATATGTGAGATTTGTCATGCACTGCCACCTTCTCGAACATGAATGCAGTGCTGAGGATACGATCGTCTCCTGCGGAGAGGATACCGCAATCCCCCATATGACCGGGACCGGGGCCCTGAAAGCGAACGAACCCATTGTCATCGACCTCTTCCCGGTTGAAGAAAAAACCGGCTATTACGCAGACATGACGCGGACCGTGGTGAAAGGGGAGCCATCTCAGGATATCAGTGATATGTACACTGCGCTTCGCGGAGCAAAACAGCTGGGCATCTCCCGGGTCAGGGCCGGGGTATCGGGATCCGATGTCTATCAGGCAGTCGTGGATTATTTCAAAGACTGCGGTTATGAAAGCAATACAAGAGGATTCGTGCACAATCTCGGCCATGGTGTCGGCCTGCATATCCACGAATTGCCAACCGTGGGTCCTGCGGGAAAAGACCTGGAGAAAGGCAATGTTATCACCATTGAACCCGGGCTGTACTACCCGGGAATCGGCGGGGTGCGGCTCGAGGATATCGGAGCGGTAACGGCAAAGGGTTTTGAGAAATTCACGGACTTTTCAGAGGATTTGATCATATGA
- a CDS encoding malate dehydrogenase — protein sequence MAKVTIIGATGNVGMFAAHAISAIPHVSEILLYGREGRDSLLKGITQDLGDSFAARGTDMRVNWTTNLRDAAGSDVVVMTAGTARTPGQDRMDLALGNARIVAPLAQTIGVIAPETKILMVTNPVDIMTCIALKYSGLKPHQVFGLGTHLDSMRLKSLIASYFHVHVSEVHTRIIGEHGDSMVPLWSATTIGGIKISNLPEFAHLPVQEIIDSVKSSGQSIIQNKGSTVYGPGEAIASLVRTIISDENRILTVSAYVKREVHGIGDVCIGVPTRVNRDGVFPITIRIDESEVIAFRASVEKIRESTRKVFAALEE from the coding sequence ATGGCAAAAGTGACCATTATCGGTGCGACGGGCAATGTGGGCATGTTTGCCGCGCATGCGATTTCTGCAATTCCTCACGTAAGCGAGATCCTTCTCTACGGTCGTGAAGGACGCGACTCTCTTCTGAAAGGGATCACCCAGGACCTTGGAGACTCCTTTGCTGCGCGTGGAACCGACATGAGGGTCAACTGGACAACCAACCTCAGGGACGCTGCCGGATCTGATGTTGTCGTTATGACAGCGGGTACCGCTCGCACCCCGGGACAGGATCGTATGGATCTTGCACTGGGAAATGCACGGATTGTTGCGCCGCTCGCACAGACGATTGGCGTGATCGCCCCGGAAACAAAAATTCTCATGGTGACCAACCCGGTCGATATCATGACCTGCATCGCACTGAAATATTCAGGTCTGAAACCACACCAGGTGTTCGGACTGGGCACCCACCTTGACTCCATGCGCCTCAAGTCTCTTATCGCGTCTTATTTCCATGTTCATGTAAGTGAAGTCCATACCCGTATTATTGGTGAGCATGGCGACAGTATGGTCCCGCTCTGGTCTGCGACTACGATCGGGGGCATCAAGATCTCCAACCTGCCGGAGTTTGCGCATCTTCCGGTCCAGGAAATAATCGACTCGGTCAAGAGCAGTGGGCAGTCCATCATCCAGAATAAGGGATCCACGGTATACGGACCCGGGGAAGCAATTGCATCCCTTGTAAGGACAATTATCAGCGATGAGAACCGCATCCTCACGGTTTCTGCCTATGTCAAACGGGAAGTCCATGGTATCGGCGATGTCTGTATCGGTGTTCCGACCCGGGTAAACCGCGATGGTGTCTTTCCTATTACCATCCGTATTGATGAGTCTGAAGTTATCGCATTCCGTGCGTCCGTTGAAAAAATACGGGAGAGCACACGCAAGGTTTTTGCCGCTCTCGAGGAATAA
- a CDS encoding elongation factor 1-beta — protein MGSVAVIMRVMPESPEVDLEQLKKALKEKLPGIQDIREEPIGFGLKSIKFAAIVNDAGGETDMLEKTLSAIPGVERAEIIEVTLT, from the coding sequence ATGGGCAGTGTAGCAGTCATTATGCGGGTTATGCCCGAATCTCCCGAAGTTGATCTTGAGCAGCTGAAGAAAGCGCTCAAGGAAAAACTGCCGGGCATCCAGGACATCCGAGAGGAACCCATCGGTTTTGGGCTCAAGTCAATCAAGTTTGCCGCAATCGTGAACGATGCCGGCGGCGAAACCGATATGCTCGAAAAGACACTCAGCGCAATTCCCGGTGTCGAACGGGCAGAGATCATTGAAGTAACACTAACCTGA
- a CDS encoding zinc finger domain-containing protein — protein sequence MSDKKCTSCNAPLAEEGATEFGCPACGVEISRCYRCREQSIPYVCPKCGFGGP from the coding sequence ATGTCAGATAAGAAGTGTACATCCTGCAACGCTCCGCTTGCAGAAGAGGGTGCAACCGAGTTCGGCTGCCCCGCGTGCGGTGTTGAGATCAGCCGGTGCTACCGGTGCCGGGAACAGAGCATTCCCTACGTCTGCCCGAAATGTGGATTTGGGGGACCGTGA
- a CDS encoding uridylate kinase — MIRMQQPSPVKATALVVKIGGSLLPRIPDLMPLLLASERPLLIVPGGGVFADTVRRADVDDDAAHWMAIAAMEQYGWLLSSKGGIAVTGLLAVPQVSTVFLPYVCLRKNDPLPHSWDITSDSIAAWVAGMLHLDLLLLKSINGIMIGGRLQEMISEPLKTEVVDPFFIPFVLKNKIQTTIIKGSDPVRVQDFLKGLPVPGTTIGTTF, encoded by the coding sequence ATGATCAGAATGCAGCAACCCTCTCCGGTAAAGGCGACCGCGCTGGTAGTCAAAATCGGTGGAAGCCTGCTGCCGCGGATCCCGGATCTCATGCCACTTCTCCTGGCATCGGAAAGACCCCTGCTTATAGTTCCTGGCGGAGGTGTGTTCGCTGACACCGTGAGACGAGCGGATGTTGACGACGATGCCGCTCACTGGATGGCAATTGCCGCCATGGAGCAGTATGGGTGGCTCCTCTCATCGAAGGGAGGAATTGCAGTGACAGGGCTGCTTGCAGTTCCGCAGGTTTCAACGGTTTTCCTGCCCTATGTATGTCTCCGGAAAAACGATCCTCTCCCCCATTCCTGGGATATCACGTCAGATTCTATTGCGGCCTGGGTCGCAGGTATGCTTCACCTCGACCTGCTCCTGCTCAAATCAATTAACGGTATAATGATCGGAGGCAGGTTACAGGAGATGATATCAGAGCCCCTGAAAACTGAAGTTGTTGACCCGTTTTTCATTCCATTCGTTCTGAAGAACAAGATACAGACTACAATCATCAAAGGATCCGATCCAGTGCGGGTACAGGATTTCCTGAAGGGTTTGCCCGTGCCGGGCACAACAATTGGTACAACCTTTTAA
- a CDS encoding phospholipase D-like domain-containing protein produces MRTLLLLTLLMVCVMHAGAVVQIIEFCPDPYLPDDPDEYIVMSGTGSLDGIVVSDNHGGFRFPPGTTLDGTITVARNGPAYAQVHGHNPDFEWLDYSPTIPNVINGDPLRLANTQDELLLYENGNLVQKIAWPGDVKPREGQIHFQKNGVWDPRPLLIGQSRLSPETYANVSVTAFVLPDSSDEQFSYAVDRASQEILLNVYEFSSPSMVDSLVAAHARGVNITVLVEGGPVGGISLEEKAMVARLNQSGIVTLQMAAPKGGHVPYRYDHAKYMVLDRKAVFLTSENFKFSGFPPPGMSGNRGWGVYLEDPALANYFSNVYTSDTGPGLVIPFPGTTGPAEKALDTPRTAEFLPQKFDGATVVPVIAPDTSDQITSMLESARNSIEIEQAYITNETPTTLNPYLATAINASRRGVHVRILLDSYWYNTADKNDNDEMVMLINRIASAEHLPLEARCADLQLNEIEKIHNKGVIVDGRSVLVSSINWNSNSPNFNREAGVIIDHPGVARYFGEVFEDDWNPSSKIQTKPADYLKYVVVVAVIALLLIVYYRRHRY; encoded by the coding sequence ATGCGCACCCTTCTCCTGCTCACGCTCCTCATGGTGTGTGTCATGCATGCGGGGGCTGTAGTGCAGATCATTGAGTTCTGTCCCGATCCCTATCTTCCCGATGACCCGGATGAATATATTGTCATGTCCGGTACAGGATCGCTTGATGGGATTGTGGTATCCGATAATCACGGCGGTTTCCGGTTCCCTCCGGGCACAACTCTGGATGGTACCATAACCGTTGCCCGCAATGGGCCGGCATATGCCCAGGTCCATGGGCATAACCCGGATTTTGAATGGCTGGATTATTCCCCCACAATTCCCAATGTGATTAATGGGGATCCACTCCGGCTTGCAAATACCCAGGATGAGCTTCTCCTGTATGAAAATGGGAACCTGGTGCAGAAGATTGCGTGGCCCGGGGATGTGAAACCCCGGGAAGGGCAGATCCATTTTCAGAAAAACGGTGTATGGGATCCCCGGCCTCTCCTGATCGGCCAATCCCGTCTCTCTCCAGAAACATATGCAAATGTCTCGGTGACGGCGTTTGTACTGCCCGACAGCTCCGATGAACAATTTTCGTATGCTGTTGATCGCGCATCACAGGAGATCCTTCTCAATGTCTATGAATTCTCCAGCCCTTCGATGGTGGATTCGCTCGTTGCGGCACACGCGCGGGGAGTTAATATTACTGTTCTTGTCGAAGGAGGACCGGTTGGTGGAATATCGCTGGAAGAAAAGGCCATGGTTGCAAGACTGAACCAGAGCGGTATTGTGACCCTGCAGATGGCGGCGCCAAAAGGCGGGCATGTTCCCTACCGTTATGACCATGCCAAATACATGGTCCTCGACCGAAAAGCCGTGTTTTTAACCAGTGAAAATTTCAAATTCAGCGGTTTTCCCCCTCCGGGAATGAGCGGAAACCGTGGCTGGGGTGTATATCTGGAAGATCCAGCCCTGGCTAATTATTTTTCAAATGTTTACACCTCCGATACCGGTCCCGGGCTGGTCATTCCCTTTCCCGGAACCACCGGGCCCGCCGAAAAGGCATTAGATACCCCGCGCACCGCTGAGTTTCTCCCGCAGAAATTTGATGGTGCAACGGTAGTCCCGGTAATTGCCCCGGATACCAGTGACCAGATCACCAGTATGCTGGAGTCTGCCCGAAACTCCATTGAGATCGAACAGGCTTACATCACCAACGAGACGCCAACAACCCTGAACCCTTACCTGGCAACAGCCATCAATGCTTCACGGCGGGGAGTTCATGTTCGAATCCTGCTGGATTCCTACTGGTATAATACTGCAGATAAAAACGACAACGATGAGATGGTTATGCTGATTAACCGGATCGCCTCGGCCGAGCATCTCCCTCTTGAGGCGCGGTGTGCAGATCTCCAGCTCAACGAGATCGAGAAAATTCACAACAAAGGGGTAATTGTTGATGGGAGGAGTGTTCTGGTGAGCAGTATCAACTGGAACAGCAATTCCCCGAACTTCAACCGGGAAGCCGGTGTCATTATCGATCACCCGGGGGTTGCCCGGTATTTCGGTGAAGTATTCGAAGACGACTGGAATCCCTCATCAAAAATCCAGACAAAACCTGCCGATTATCTCAAATATGTTGTTGTTGTCGCTGTGATTGCGCTACTCCTGATTGTCTATTACCGGCGCCACCGGTATTGA
- a CDS encoding helix-turn-helix domain-containing protein, with the protein MTKHTCTLMHCDSMVRVLLPPMRAEMVSRLVQKQGLSQSDAARRLGVTRAAVSQYLSRKRGAGEVMISSELDVMIDRWALAVVTGESDINLCDVCQCAKKKI; encoded by the coding sequence ATGACCAAACACACCTGTACCCTCATGCACTGTGATTCCATGGTCAGGGTCCTGTTACCCCCCATGAGAGCGGAGATGGTCTCAAGGCTCGTGCAGAAACAGGGGCTCAGCCAGAGTGATGCAGCCAGACGTCTTGGTGTTACCAGGGCAGCGGTGTCGCAGTACCTGAGCAGGAAACGGGGTGCGGGTGAAGTGATGATATCGTCCGAACTGGACGTTATGATCGACCGGTGGGCGCTCGCGGTCGTTACCGGTGAAAGTGACATCAATTTATGCGACGTATGTCAGTGCGCGAAAAAAAAGATCTGA
- a CDS encoding helix-turn-helix domain-containing protein, which yields MYPPQLPPSSKTVLEILDAGGAMTHKDLVQKSHLAPRTVRYALKKLKERQLIIEKFNFRDARQIIYQNRAEHTNKLQPACV from the coding sequence ATGTATCCTCCACAACTGCCACCGTCTTCAAAGACGGTGCTCGAGATACTGGATGCGGGTGGGGCAATGACCCACAAAGATCTTGTACAGAAGAGCCACCTGGCACCCCGAACCGTACGCTATGCGTTAAAGAAACTCAAGGAGCGTCAGCTCATCATTGAGAAGTTCAATTTCCGTGACGCCCGCCAGATCATCTATCAGAACCGGGCAGAACATACGAATAAGCTTCAGCCGGCCTGTGTATGA
- a CDS encoding HEAT repeat domain-containing protein, producing the protein MCPGRAEKQRVFGYIALLKDSNLNFRWKAAEALGTEGDESAVEPLIAALNDPFVDVQWLAAKSLGKIGDRRAVEPLIAALGSKDKWLRTGAAWGLGKLRDVRAVPPLIPLLKDVKKIVRKHAAWALGSIGDEKAIPPLTEVLHDPDGEVRDAAQKALALIANKHPKKSADLPVVSEN; encoded by the coding sequence ATCTGCCCAGGTAGAGCGGAAAAACAGCGGGTTTTCGGCTATATTGCACTCCTGAAAGATTCCAATCTCAATTTCCGCTGGAAGGCTGCGGAAGCGCTGGGAACCGAAGGCGACGAATCTGCAGTAGAACCCCTGATCGCAGCGTTGAACGACCCCTTTGTGGATGTGCAGTGGCTGGCGGCCAAGTCCCTCGGTAAGATCGGGGATCGCAGGGCAGTTGAGCCGCTCATTGCGGCACTGGGATCCAAAGACAAGTGGCTCCGGACCGGGGCTGCCTGGGGCCTTGGGAAACTCCGGGATGTTCGGGCAGTTCCCCCCCTCATCCCTCTTCTCAAGGATGTTAAGAAGATCGTCAGGAAACATGCTGCCTGGGCGCTGGGAAGCATTGGTGACGAGAAGGCAATCCCTCCACTGACAGAAGTGTTACATGATCCGGATGGAGAGGTCAGAGATGCGGCGCAGAAAGCCCTTGCATTAATTGCGAATAAACATCCCAAAAAAAGTGCAGACTTACCGGTAGTTTCTGAAAATTAA
- the nadC gene encoding carboxylating nicotinate-nucleotide diphosphorylase produces the protein MVSIHHLLHYIEEDAPFGDVTSEAIIPDVSCSAVIRAEQAGVIAGLEEAAALFAYFHVTAEHRMQDGEMVRAGDVVLALSGDAKKILFVERTALNIIGRMSGIASQTRKMAELIASVNPTCRIAGTRKTAPGSRALDKKAILLGGGDPHRTSLSDGILIKDNHLILVPLETAIRKARAVSAYRIVEVEVETPEDAQKAAEVGSDIILLDNMSPAQIQTTVELLKNRGLRDKVVLEVSGGVDENSLCSYAACGIDTISMGALTHTVKNFSVTLEMQP, from the coding sequence ATGGTATCAATTCACCACCTGCTGCACTATATCGAGGAGGATGCCCCATTCGGGGACGTGACATCCGAGGCCATCATTCCCGATGTCAGCTGTTCAGCAGTCATCAGGGCCGAACAGGCCGGCGTCATTGCGGGCCTTGAAGAGGCAGCGGCACTGTTTGCATACTTCCATGTCACTGCAGAGCACCGGATGCAGGATGGTGAAATGGTAAGAGCGGGTGATGTAGTTCTCGCGTTGTCCGGGGATGCCAAGAAGATCCTCTTCGTTGAACGTACAGCACTCAATATCATCGGGCGGATGAGCGGGATCGCATCGCAGACCCGTAAGATGGCGGAACTTATCGCATCCGTCAATCCCACATGCAGGATCGCCGGCACGCGAAAAACGGCCCCCGGCTCCCGCGCTCTTGACAAGAAGGCTATCCTTCTCGGGGGCGGAGATCCCCACCGGACCAGCCTGAGCGACGGGATATTGATTAAAGACAACCACCTTATCCTTGTCCCGCTGGAGACTGCAATCAGGAAAGCACGGGCAGTATCGGCATACAGGATTGTTGAGGTTGAAGTGGAGACCCCGGAAGATGCCCAAAAAGCTGCAGAGGTGGGATCTGACATTATCCTGCTGGACAATATGAGCCCGGCACAGATCCAGACTACTGTTGAGCTCCTCAAAAACCGCGGGCTCCGGGATAAGGTAGTCCTCGAAGTTTCCGGAGGAGTTGACGAGAACTCGCTCTGCTCCTATGCTGCCTGCGGCATTGATACCATCAGCATGGGTGCGCTCACCCATACCGTGAAAAACTTCTCCGTAACCCTCGAAATGCAACCTTAA
- the nadX gene encoding aspartate dehydrogenase, translating into MIKIGLLGCGNIGHIIAHHTGSFAISAVYDQVFDRAQEIASMCGAQAYRDFDAFIESDIDIVVEAASVNAVRAHAIDVLSHKKDMIVMSVGALTDPDFRDECRRTARAHGKKIYIPSGAIFGLDNLKIGRISKINRLLLRTTKSPSSLGIEAGTRKKIFSGKANECIKAFPKNVNVSVAMSLAAGQDTDVELWVDPAVDRNIHELFFEGDFGEAYIKVTNFPSPDNPATSFLAALSILSLLEKITDPIVVGT; encoded by the coding sequence ATGATAAAAATCGGACTGCTTGGCTGTGGCAATATCGGTCACATTATTGCACACCACACCGGCAGTTTTGCGATCTCTGCAGTGTATGATCAGGTCTTTGACCGGGCGCAGGAGATCGCTTCCATGTGCGGGGCCCAGGCATACCGGGACTTCGACGCTTTCATTGAATCGGACATTGACATTGTAGTCGAAGCAGCTTCCGTCAATGCAGTCCGGGCACACGCAATAGACGTGCTCTCCCATAAAAAAGACATGATTGTCATGAGTGTCGGGGCACTCACGGATCCGGACTTCCGGGACGAGTGCCGCAGGACTGCACGGGCTCACGGAAAGAAGATCTATATCCCGAGCGGGGCGATCTTTGGCCTGGATAACCTCAAGATCGGCAGGATTTCGAAGATCAACCGCCTCCTTCTGAGGACGACCAAGAGTCCGTCATCGCTGGGCATTGAGGCAGGTACGAGAAAAAAGATCTTCTCGGGAAAAGCCAATGAATGCATCAAGGCATTTCCAAAGAATGTCAACGTCTCCGTTGCCATGAGTCTTGCCGCGGGGCAGGACACTGATGTGGAATTATGGGTTGACCCTGCTGTAGACCGCAATATCCATGAATTGTTCTTCGAAGGAGACTTCGGGGAAGCCTACATCAAAGTGACCAATTTTCCCAGCCCCGATAACCCGGCAACCAGCTTCCTTGCTGCCCTGTCCATCCTTTCCCTGCTGGAGAAGATCACCGATCCGATAGTCGTGGGAACATAA